The Xanthomonas sp. DAR 34887 genome has a segment encoding these proteins:
- the purU gene encoding formyltetrahydrofolate deformylase codes for MRPDYILTLSCPDRTGIVYRVSGLLFEHGCNILDAQQFGDEESGRFFLRVHFDVPADGIVAAVKVQLAPLAADYAMDWQLHDARRRARLLVLVSKQGHCLNDLLFRAHSRQLRVDIAAVASNHNDFAALARSYDVPFHHLPVGADNRAEQEAQLLALVERERIDLVVLARYMQILSPTLCAALAGRAINIHHSFLPSFKGAQPYHQAHARGVKIIGATAHYVTGDLDEGPIIEQDVARVDHAMTPRDLVRLGSDTESQVLARAVRRHVEHRILLNGHRTVVFR; via the coding sequence ATGCGCCCCGACTACATCCTGACCCTGTCCTGCCCGGACCGTACCGGCATCGTCTACCGCGTCAGCGGCCTGCTGTTCGAGCACGGCTGCAATATCCTCGATGCGCAGCAGTTCGGCGACGAGGAGAGCGGCCGCTTCTTCCTGCGCGTGCATTTCGACGTGCCCGCCGACGGCATCGTCGCCGCGGTGAAGGTGCAGCTGGCGCCGCTCGCCGCCGATTACGCGATGGACTGGCAATTGCACGATGCGCGGCGCCGCGCGCGGTTGCTGGTGCTGGTCAGCAAGCAGGGCCATTGCCTCAACGATCTGCTGTTCCGCGCGCATAGTCGGCAGCTGCGCGTGGACATCGCCGCTGTGGCGTCCAACCACAACGATTTCGCCGCGTTGGCGCGCTCCTACGACGTGCCGTTCCACCATCTGCCGGTCGGCGCCGACAACCGCGCCGAACAGGAAGCGCAGTTGCTGGCGCTGGTGGAGCGCGAGCGCATCGACCTGGTGGTGCTGGCGCGCTACATGCAGATCCTGTCGCCGACGCTGTGCGCCGCCCTGGCCGGGCGCGCGATCAACATCCATCACAGCTTCCTGCCCAGCTTCAAGGGCGCGCAGCCGTACCACCAGGCGCACGCGCGCGGGGTCAAGATCATCGGCGCCACCGCGCACTACGTCACCGGCGATCTCGACGAAGGCCCGATCATCGAACAGGACGTGGCCCGCGTGGACCACGCGATGACCCCGCGCGACCTGGTGCGCCTGGGCAGCGACACCGAGTCGCAGGTGCTGGCCCGCGCGGTGCGCCGCCACGTCGAGCATCGCATCCTGCTCAACGGGCATCGTACGGTGGTGTTTCGGTGA
- a CDS encoding XVIPCD domain-containing protein translates to MTPIQPPRAVEREAVLGPEHPEHPDHLLYAQIREGVHALDAACGRAPDAISERMVARLLPLAKEYGFDQVDHVVLSRELGEVEQGENVFLVRGDLDDPAHLRAHITTHEAVGMSVEDSLARLEKVNRRLALRLRPE, encoded by the coding sequence ATGACGCCCATCCAGCCGCCGCGTGCCGTCGAGCGCGAAGCCGTGCTTGGCCCCGAGCATCCGGAGCATCCCGACCATCTGCTGTACGCGCAGATCCGCGAAGGCGTGCATGCGCTGGATGCCGCCTGCGGCCGTGCACCCGACGCGATCAGCGAGCGCATGGTGGCGCGGCTGCTGCCGTTGGCCAAGGAGTACGGCTTCGACCAGGTCGATCACGTGGTGCTGAGCCGCGAACTGGGCGAGGTGGAGCAGGGCGAGAACGTGTTCCTGGTGCGCGGCGACCTGGACGATCCGGCGCACCTGCGTGCGCACATCACCACCCACGAGGCGGTGGGCATGTCCGTGGAAGACTCGCTGGCGCGGCTGGAGAAGGTCAACCGGCGCCTGGCGCTGCGCCTGCGCCCGGAGTGA
- a CDS encoding NAD(P)-dependent oxidoreductase, translating to MSIGFLGLGTMGQPIALNLLRAGQALTVWNRSAAAAQPLLEAGAQLAAQPADTVRGQVLFSMLADDTAVRETLLDRGALDALPAGSVHINMATISVALARELGALHAERGVAYLAIPVLGRNDVAAAGQLNLLAAGDAAALARVQPLLDVIGRKTWYFGPAPEQANAVKLAANLCLASAIGTMAEASALVRGHGVEAADFLGMLVNTLFAAPAYQNYGGMIAEQRYSPAGFKTTLGLKDVRLALNAGETRHVPMPLAAVLRDQFVDAIAHGDGELDWSALAKVAARRAGQA from the coding sequence ATGAGCATCGGATTTCTCGGCCTGGGCACGATGGGCCAGCCCATCGCCTTGAACCTGTTGCGTGCCGGGCAGGCGTTGACCGTGTGGAACCGCAGCGCGGCCGCGGCGCAGCCGCTGCTCGAGGCCGGCGCGCAGTTGGCCGCGCAGCCGGCCGACACGGTGCGCGGTCAAGTGCTGTTCTCGATGCTGGCCGACGACACGGCGGTGCGCGAGACCCTGCTCGACCGCGGCGCGCTGGATGCGCTGCCCGCCGGCAGCGTGCACATCAACATGGCCACGATCTCGGTGGCGCTGGCGCGTGAACTCGGCGCCTTGCATGCCGAGCGCGGCGTGGCCTATCTGGCCATCCCGGTCTTGGGCCGCAACGACGTGGCCGCGGCCGGCCAGCTCAACCTGCTCGCCGCCGGCGATGCCGCCGCGCTGGCGCGGGTACAGCCGCTGCTCGACGTGATCGGACGCAAGACCTGGTACTTCGGCCCGGCGCCGGAGCAGGCCAACGCGGTCAAGCTGGCCGCCAACCTGTGCCTGGCCAGCGCCATCGGCACCATGGCCGAGGCGTCGGCGCTGGTGCGCGGGCATGGCGTGGAGGCAGCCGATTTCCTGGGCATGCTGGTCAACACCCTGTTCGCCGCACCGGCGTATCAGAACTACGGCGGCATGATCGCCGAGCAGCGCTACAGCCCGGCCGGCTTCAAGACCACGCTGGGGCTGAAGGACGTGCGCCTGGCCTTGAACGCCGGCGAGACCCGGCACGTGCCGATGCCGCTGGCGGCGGTGTTGCGCGATCAGTTCGTCGATGCGATCGCGCACGGCGACGGCGAGCTGGACTGGTCGGCGCTGGCCAAGGTCGCCGCACGCCGCGCCGGTCAGGCCTGA
- a CDS encoding NADH:flavin oxidoreductase/NADH oxidase, which translates to MSHLFSPLALGPLSLSNRIVIAPMCQYSAEQGQASDWHTIHLGQLAQSSAGLLILEATAVEPRGRISYADLGLWDDATEAALRNVLAAVRRWSPMPLGIQLAHAGRKASTQKPWDGGGAIAPGQPNGWQTVAPSALPFAEHGTPPQALDLAGIDAIVDAFVASAQRAERLGFELIELHAAHGYLLHQFLSPLSNQREDAYGGSLENRMRLLLRVHATVRAAVSASVAVGVRISATDWVEGGWDVAQSVALAQALQAQGCDYLHVSSGGLDRRQQIPLSAGYQVPQAEAIHRAVQMPVIAVGLITEPQHAEAILAEGRADAIALARGILYDPRWPWHAAAALGAKLKPSPQYLRCEPRSARGLFDA; encoded by the coding sequence TTGAGCCATCTGTTCTCGCCCCTCGCCCTGGGGCCGCTGTCGTTGTCCAATCGCATCGTCATCGCGCCGATGTGCCAGTACTCGGCCGAGCAGGGCCAGGCCAGCGACTGGCACACCATCCACCTCGGCCAGCTGGCGCAGTCCAGCGCCGGACTGCTGATCCTGGAGGCCACCGCGGTGGAACCGCGCGGACGCATCAGCTACGCCGACCTGGGCCTGTGGGACGACGCCACCGAAGCGGCGCTGCGCAACGTGCTGGCTGCGGTGCGGCGCTGGTCGCCGATGCCGCTGGGCATCCAGCTGGCGCACGCCGGGCGCAAGGCCTCCACGCAAAAGCCGTGGGACGGTGGCGGCGCGATCGCGCCGGGGCAGCCGAACGGCTGGCAGACCGTGGCGCCGTCGGCGTTGCCTTTCGCCGAACACGGCACGCCGCCGCAGGCCCTGGACCTGGCCGGGATCGACGCCATCGTCGATGCGTTCGTCGCCTCGGCGCAGCGCGCCGAACGGCTGGGTTTCGAATTGATCGAACTGCATGCCGCGCACGGCTATCTGCTGCACCAGTTCCTGTCGCCGCTGAGCAACCAGCGCGAAGACGCCTATGGCGGCAGCCTGGAGAACCGCATGCGCCTGCTGTTGCGCGTGCATGCCACGGTGCGCGCGGCGGTGTCGGCATCGGTCGCGGTGGGCGTGCGCATTTCCGCCACCGACTGGGTCGAGGGCGGCTGGGACGTGGCGCAGAGCGTCGCGCTGGCGCAGGCGCTGCAGGCGCAGGGCTGCGATTACCTGCACGTGTCCAGCGGCGGCCTGGACCGCCGCCAGCAGATTCCGCTGTCGGCCGGCTACCAGGTGCCGCAGGCCGAGGCGATCCATCGCGCGGTGCAGATGCCGGTGATCGCGGTCGGCCTGATCACCGAGCCGCAGCATGCCGAGGCGATCCTGGCCGAGGGCCGGGCCGACGCGATCGCGCTGGCCCGCGGCATCCTCTACGACCCGCGCTGGCCGTGGCATGCCGCCGCCGCGCTGGGCGCCAAGCTGAAACCGTCGCCGCAATACCTGCGCTGCGAGCCGCGCTCGGCGCGCGGCCTGTTCGACGCGTGA
- a CDS encoding NAD-dependent protein deacetylase, which yields MNDPLRASDPYPERACVASLEAFVARHRRLFVLTGAGCSTDSGIPDYRDAAGDWKRAQPVTYQAFMGELATRQRYWARSLVGWPRFGYARPNATHAALAQLEARGQIELLLTQNVDCLHQAAGSQAVIDLHGRLDVVRCMGCERRLPREDFQYQLLQHNPQWATLQAGQAPDGDADLEDVDFAAFAVPACTQCGGVLKPDVVFFGENVPRERVAAAFAHLQQADAMLVLGSSLMVYSGFRFVQAAAKAGLPIAAVNLGRTRGDDLLSLKLALPCAQALQFLLPRAAA from the coding sequence ATGAATGATCCGTTGCGGGCAAGCGATCCGTACCCCGAACGCGCCTGCGTTGCGTCGCTGGAAGCGTTCGTCGCGCGCCACCGGCGCCTGTTCGTGCTGACCGGGGCCGGCTGCAGTACCGATTCGGGCATTCCCGATTACCGCGACGCCGCCGGCGACTGGAAGCGCGCGCAGCCGGTCACCTACCAGGCATTCATGGGCGAACTGGCCACGCGGCAGCGCTACTGGGCGCGCAGCCTGGTCGGCTGGCCGCGTTTCGGCTACGCCCGGCCCAACGCCACGCATGCGGCGCTGGCGCAGTTGGAAGCCCGCGGCCAGATCGAACTGCTGCTGACCCAGAACGTGGACTGCCTGCACCAGGCCGCCGGCAGCCAGGCGGTGATCGACCTGCACGGACGCCTGGACGTGGTGCGCTGCATGGGCTGCGAGCGGCGCCTGCCGCGCGAGGACTTCCAGTACCAGCTGCTGCAGCACAACCCGCAGTGGGCGACGCTGCAGGCCGGACAGGCGCCCGACGGCGATGCCGACCTGGAGGACGTGGACTTCGCCGCCTTCGCGGTGCCGGCCTGCACGCAATGCGGCGGCGTGCTGAAGCCGGACGTGGTGTTCTTCGGCGAGAACGTGCCGCGCGAGCGCGTGGCCGCCGCCTTCGCGCACCTGCAGCAGGCCGATGCGATGCTGGTGCTGGGATCGTCGCTGATGGTGTATTCGGGTTTCCGCTTCGTGCAGGCCGCGGCCAAGGCCGGCCTGCCGATCGCCGCGGTCAACCTGGGCCGCACCCGCGGCGACGACCTGCTGAGCCTGAAGCTGGCGTTGCCCTGCGCGCAGGCGCTGCAGTTCCTGCTGCCGCGCGCGGCCGCCTAG